The following proteins are encoded in a genomic region of Arachis stenosperma cultivar V10309 chromosome 4, arast.V10309.gnm1.PFL2, whole genome shotgun sequence:
- the LOC130976315 gene encoding probable protein phosphatase 2C 60, giving the protein MLSELMNFLRACFRPGSDRYGHGGSDAGGKQDGLLWYKDSGQHLHGEFSMAVVQANNLLEDQSYIRSGCLSTNESGPFGTFVGVYDGHGGPETSRFINDHLVHHLKRFSAEQQSMSVDVIRKSFQATEEGFTSLVATQWSMKPQIAAVGSCCLVGVICNGSLYVANVGDSRAVMGRAVKATGEVLAVQLSAEHNASIESVRQELKSMHPDDSQIVVLKHNVWRVKGLIQVSRSIGDVYLKKAEFNREPLYAKFRLREPIKKPILSSEPSISVHQLQPQDQFVIFASDGLWEHFSNQEAVDIVQHNPRNGIARRLVKIALQEAAKKREMRYSDLKKIDRGVRRHFHDDITVIVVFIDSTFVSRATCVKFPCISLRGGGVSLPSNTLAPCTTPTEAGAT; this is encoded by the exons ATGTTATCAGAGTTGATGAACTTTTTGAGGGCCTGCTTTCGGCCAGGTTCGGATAGGTATGGACATGGTGGTTCGGATGCTGGAGGAAAACAGGATGGACTATTGTGGTACAAAGACTCCGGGCAGCATTTGCACGGCGAGTTTTCGATGGCTGTTGTCCAAGCCAACAACTTGCTGGAGGATCAGAGCTATATCAGATCAGGATGTTTAAGCACAAATGAGTCTGGCCCTTTTGGCACCTTTGTTGGTGTCTATGATGGCCATGGAGGGCCAGAGACGTCGCGGTTTATCAATGACCATCTAGTTCACCATCTTAAGA GGTTTAGTGCAGAGCAACAATCAATGTCAGTGGATGTTATTCGCAAATCGTTCCAAGCAACAGAagaaggatttacatccctggtTGCCACACAATGGTCGATGAAACCACAAATTGCAGCTGTAGGATCATGCTGTCTTGTTGGTGTTATATGCAATGGAAGCCTTTATGTGGCGAATGTTGGTGATTCGCGGGCTGTTATGGGAAGAGCAGTTAAGGCAACTGGGGAAGTTTTGGCTGTCCAGTTGTCTGCAGAACACAATGCATCGATAGAATCtgtaagacaggagctgaaatCTATGCACCCTGATGATTCACAGATTGTTGTTCTGAAGCATAATGTGTGGCGTGTGAAGGGCCTTATCCAA GTTTCTCGATCTATTGGCGATGTATATCTTAAAAAGGCCGAGTTCAACCGAGAGCCTCTATATGCAAAGTTTCGCCTTCGCGAACCAATAAAGAAGCCTATATTGAGCTCAGAACCATCTATATCAGTGCACCAGTTGCAGCCACAAGATCAGTTTGTTATATTCGCATCCGATGGACTTTGGGAACACTTTAGTAATCAAGAGGCAGTGGATATAGTTCAACATAATCCCCGCAAT GGAATTGCAAGGAGGCTGGTTAAAATTGCCCTGCAAGAAGCAgcaaagaaaagagaaatgAGATATTCAGACCTTAAGAAAATCGACCGAGGGGTTCGTCGCCATTTCCACGACGATATCACTGTGATTGTTGTGTTCATAGACTCAACTTTTGTGAGCAGGGCAACTTGTGTCAAGTTCCCTTGTATTTCTCTTAGAGGCGGCGGCGTCAGCCTTCCTTCTAACACACTGGCACCTTGTACAACCCCGACAGAGGCCGGCGCCACCTGA
- the LOC130976044 gene encoding AT-hook motif nuclear-localized protein 23-like translates to MAGIDLGSASHFVHHLQRPDLEDDDNNQDQDPSNNHHEGLDLVSPNQGPGDVVARRPRGRPPGSKNKPKPPVIITRESANTLRAHILEVSSGCDVFDSVATYARKRQRGICVLSGSGTVTNVTLRQPAAAGAVVTLHGRFEILSLSGSFLPPPAPPGATSLTVFLGGGQGQVVGGNVIGPLVASGPVIVIASSFTNVAYERLPLDEDETLQIEQGQPSGGGGGVSGSGVNNSFPDPSSGLPFFNLPLNMPNLAVDGWAGGNSSGGRQSF, encoded by the coding sequence ATGGCCGGCATAGACTTGGGTTCAGCATCACACTTTGTTCATCACCTTCAACGCCCTGACCTTGAAGATGATGATAATAACCAAGACCAAGACCCGAGCAACAACCATCACGAGGGTCTTGACCTAGTTTCGCCAAATCAAGGCCCTGGTGATGTTGTTGCTCGTAGGCCAAGAGGGAGACCTCCGGGTTCCAAGAACAAGCCTAAGCCACCGGTGATCATCACAAGGGAGAGTGCAAACACTCTTAGGGCACACATCCTTGAAGTTAGTAGTGGTTGCGATGTGTTTGACTCTGTGGCCACTTATGCAAGAAAGCGTCAACGGGGAATCTGTGTTCTTAGCGGCAGCGGAACTGTTACCAACGTCACGCTCCGACAACCAGCAGCTGCCGGAGCAGTCGTGACGCTTCATGGAAGATTTGAGATACTTTCTCTATCAGGATCCTTTCTACCACCTCCTGCTCCACCAGGGGCCACAAGTTTAACTGTGTTTCTTGGTGGAGGCCAGGGACAAGTGGTAGGAGGAAATGTTATTGGGCCTTTAGTGGCTTCTGGGCCTGTTATTGTTATTGCCTCGTCGTTTACTAATGTAGCGTATGAAAGGTTGCCCCTAGACGAAGACGAGACTCTTCAGATAGAACAAGGGCAACCTTCTGGTGGTGGTGGCGGTGTCAGTGGTAGCGGTGTTAATAACTCTTTTCCAGATCCTTCTTCAGGGTTACCGTTCTTCAATCTACCTCTAAACATGCCTAATTTGGCCGTTGATGGTTGGGCCGGTGGGAACTCTAGTGGTGGAAGACAATCTTTTTGA
- the LOC130976018 gene encoding V-type proton ATPase subunit B2 yields the protein MGVAQNIPDMEEEGTLEIGMEYRTVSGVAGPLVILDKVKGPKFQEIVNIRLGDGTSRRGQVLEVDGEKAVVQVFEGTSGIDNKFTTVQFTGEVLKTPVSLDMLGRIFNGSGKPIDNGPPILPEAYLDISGSSINPSERTYPEEMIQTGISTIDVMNSIARGQKIPLFSAAGLPHNEIAAQICRQAGLVKRLEKSDNLLEGGEDDNFAIVFAAMGVNMETAQFFKRDFEENGSMERVTLFLNLANDPTIERIITPRIALTTAEYLAYECGKHVLVILTDMSSYADALREVSAAREEVPGRRGYPGYMYTDLATIYERAGRIEGRKGSITQIPILTMPNDDITHPTPDLTGYITEGQIYIDRQLHNRQIYPPINVLPSLSRLMKSAIGEGMTRKDHSDVSNQLYANYAIGKDVQAMKAVVGEEALSSEDLLYLEFLDKFERKFVTQGAYDTRNIFQSLDLAWTLLRIFPRELLHRIPAKTLNQFYSRDSGN from the exons ATGGGTGTGGCTCAAAACATTCCTGACATGGAGGAGGAGGGAACCTTGGAGATTGGAATGG AATACAGAACTGTGTCTGGTGTTGCTGGACCGTTGGTTATTCTTGATAAAGTTAAG GGACCAAAATTTCAAGAGATTGTTAATATTCGGTTAGGGGATGGAACTTCTCGGCGTGGACAAGTTCTAGAAGTTGATGGTGAGAAAGCTGTTGTTCAG GTCTTCGAAGGTACCTCTGGGATTGACAATAAGTTTACAACTGTGCAATTTACTGGAGAG GTATTGAAAACTCCTGTTTCGCTCGACATGCTTGGCCGCATATTTAATGGCTCGGGAAAACCCATTGATAATGGTCCACCCATATTACCAGAGGCTTACTTGGACATATCAG GAAGTTCCATCAATCCTAGTGAGAGAACCTATCCAGAGGAGATGATACAAACCGGAATTTCTACAATTGATGTCATGAATTCTATTGCTAGAGGTCAAAAGATCCCTCTATTCTCGGCTGCTGGTCTCCCCCATAATGAAATTGCTGCACAGATATGTCGTCAGGCTGGCTTAGTCAAGCGATTGGAGAAATCTGATAATCTTCTTGAG GGCGGAGAAGACGACAATTTCGCCATCGTGTTTGCTGCTATGGGAGTTAACATGGAGACTGCACAATTTTTCAAACGTGACTTTGAAGAGAATGGCTCAATGGAAAGAGTGACCCTTTTCCTGAATCTG GCCAATGATCCTACAATCGAGCGTATCATCACCCCTCGTATTGCTCTTACTACTGCTGAATATCTGGCTTATGAATGTGGCAAGCATGTTCTTGTGATACTCACAGATATGAGTTCATATGCCGATGCTCTTCGTGAG GTATCTGCTGCCCGAGAAGAAGTGCCAGGACGACGTGGCTATCCCGGTTACATGTACACAGATCTTGCAACAATATACGAACGTGCTGGAAGAATTGAGGGACGAAAAGGCTCTATTACTCAGATCCCTATTCTAACTATGCCAAATGATG ATATCACGCATCCAACTCCCGATCTTACAGGATACATTACCGAGGGACAGATATACATTGACAGACAGCTGCATAACAGGCAG ATATATCCACCAATCAATGTCCTTCCGTCACTGTCTCGATTGATGAAG AGTGCCATCGGCGAGGGAATGACTCGAAAGGATCATTCTGATGTATCCAACCAG CTCTATGCAAATTATGCCATAGGAAAGGATGTTCAGGCAATGAAAGCTGTGGTTGGAGAAGAAGCACTTTCATCTGAGGACTTG CTATATCTGGAATTTTTGGACAAATTCGAGCGAAAGTTTGTGACGCAAGGAGCTTATGACACCCGCAACATCTTCCAGTCACTAGATCTTGCGTGGACCTTGCTTCGGATCTTTCCCCGGGAGCTTCTTCACCGTATACCAGCCAAGACCCTCAACCAGTTCTACAGCCGAGATTCCGGTAATTGA